The Rhea pennata isolate bPtePen1 chromosome 5, bPtePen1.pri, whole genome shotgun sequence nucleotide sequence TGAGTTTCTTAGATGGTGGTACATCACACGAAAACATGACTATTCTGTCtacaaaagcaacttttttttatgTCCTCCTTTTCTCgcctccctctcttttttcccaCTCTCTTTCAtcctactgttttcttttttttcatctcattgGACTGTTCCTTCctgctgtatttgaaatacacaaaaaagttcttatttttttttctgaagggaaaatgGTTTGTGACCACACAGCTTAGTACTGATACAAACTTGCTGTCTTTATGAAGGTCTCTATTTCTGTGTTGCACCGTTTATCAGATGTAGTCTACTACGTACTTTGCttctttcatatttatatatatatacatgtgtgtgtatatatatatatatatatatacatatatgtttagTTTGAGATGTCCCATACATGAGCTGACCTTTGTAGGTTATCTGAACCTGAAGCTGTCCACCTATGTCAGAGCTACTGAGAGACAACTAGACTGGTTGTGGCTTGCTTTAAAGTAATAAGGGATGGGATTGGCTGCGCTTCTTTCTGTAGCTTACTCTGTTATAACTTTGGGAACTTTGTTCTCTTTAGCTACTGTCAAAccaaaaaatgaagtagaacAGAAGCAACTATGTGCTTTTGGGGAGTACGTGGCTGAGATTCTACCCAAGTATATCCAGCAAGTACAGGTTGGTGCTGTCCATGGAATTATTCTTAGGAGGGGACAAATGAATGCACTGTTTCTTTCTTAGATATGAGAAATTGTTTTGAGGAACATAGATTGTCAGAATTAGATAAAAGCTGCTACTATTACTGAGCCTTTTTACTTGATGTCATGTGTGTGTCTGCTGTGCCGTATACTGTCCTTGCAGAAGTGTCCTGCTAGATTCAGTGCAGGGATCTATTCTGTTAGTGTCCATGATAATTCTCTTCTCACTCTCTTCTTTAGGTGACCTGTTTCAATGAGTTGGAGCTTTTGATCCATCCCGATGGAATCATTCCAGTTCTGACCTTCCTTCGAGATCACACCAATGCTCAGTTCAAATCGTTGGCTGACTTGACTGCTGTTGATGTCCCATCTCGGCAGTATCGCTTTGAGGTAAGAATTGTTTGTAGGTACAGGACTCCGAAACTCTCGCAAGTGCTGATGGCTTTggatgctgctgcagctctgactacattctttgctttctgacaGTCAGCAAATCCACTCTGAAATGCTGAGTTTTGTTTAATCTGTTGATCATAGAAGCAGTACTTTAATGGATACTGCACTACCGTAACTGTTACTGCACTGACACGCTCAGTTAAATGGGTTCCTGGTCTGGCTTTCCCTTTGTGTTCTACTGCAAGTTTCTTTTTTACCAaaatctttaaacatttttttctggccaGGTATGAATTAGtactcttctttcttccacttATGTCAGCTGTCAAAACagaactagatttttttttttttttttttaaatcctacCAATCTtctttacaatttttcttttccttaaaaaaagacatctaAACCAGCAGAAGATACCTGGGGCTCATGTGCTGTCGGAGGTTGGTTATGGTTTAGGGGGAAGAGATGTCCTTTCCCTGTCCAAATTACTATCTTCCAGACAAGAGGAAGTCTGAGCAGCATGATAGGTTTTTAGTTCCCAACAAATAGCAAGGATGATGAGAAGTAGCTGATTTATTTCTCCTCCTTAGTCTGTCTTATGATGTTAAATCACTTaccagctgctgctcagaaaagaaagtaagGAATGGCAGGTTTACTTTACCTGAATTACTTAATTGGAGGATGTCTGTTGTTTTCAAATATGGCTCTTTGCCTTGCTAATAATAGCTAACAGTTGTTAGCTATTACATTAGTAACGTAACTTGTGTTAGGCTAAAATACCTCAGAGATTAATAGAGAGCTTCCTAGCTTGAAGGCCTTCAGTCTCTGAAAAAGCTGAGGATTTTTGaaattagcatttttctttcataaatcaGGATAATAGAGTAATAGAAATAGGTTGATGAATTCACCTTTTCCAGCCACCTGCATAAAGGCAGTCAAATACACTATGTGGTAtcttataaatgtttttttttttcagtcttcttgtagtatgttccccccccccactggaGGTTCTAATAATCCTCTTAAGCAGACTTTATCACTGTTTTATCGCCCGAATGATTGCAATTTTTCCTGCTATCCAACTTGATTACTGAAAATTGAGTGCATTTCCTCTTATCTTTCTCCCACTGTATGCTGAGAGTAGTTGACAGCTATTTTCTTTGTGAAGGATCCCTTcagtgtgcatatatatattttttaagatgaGCATCCCTGTTTTTTTCACACTTTTGAGGACAAAACAGAGATAAGCTACGGGAGCCTCAGTTATAGAGTATCTTTTAGTGCCCAGCTCTGAAGTGCTGATgtggttttgctgaaaaaagttatttgaaataGTCTACATGTCTCTCTGCTCAGCCAGTATTATACTGTGAAGAGATCTGTAAAgtctgtcctttttcttttttttttcttttttgtcctgttttgttttgcttcaggTTGTTTACAATCTCCTGTCTTTGCGGTTCAACAGTCGGATCCGCGTGAAGACATATACTGATGAGCTGACACCTATTGATTCATCAGTGTCTGTGTACAAGGCAGCAAACTGGTATGAAAGAGAGGTGAGTTACAGTGTACGTAGGTCTTGGAAGTGGGTTCCCTGTGGAGAAAGGCAGTTTGCCTGATTAAACTGATTCCTGGGGCActgaggaagagagggagaaggctGCCTTtgggaacaggaaaagaaaggttttagatattcctttgaaatatttcctgaatCACTTGCACAGGCATTGCACAAAGCTGGGCAGGCAAGAGAAGATTTTCCATCCTAGTACACAAAGGGGtcttctttctaaaaagaagAGCCTTACTTCCAGCACTGTGCTAGAGGACCCCTTTGTTTTCTCAGTTGGATTGGCCTTCCTGGATGAGGTGGGGAAGCATGGAGCTGCTAGGAAGATTAAGATGGCGATGATGTATGTAATTCAACTTATTTGGCTCCCTTTCGCTTAGGTTTGGGACATGTATGGTGTTTTCTTTGCCAACCATCCTGACCTAAGGCGAATTCTCACAGACTATGGGTTTGAGGGCCACCCTTTCCGGAAGGACTTTCCACTCTCTGGTTATGTGGAGGTAGGAGACATGCTGATATCTAAAATTACAAATTACTAATACTGTTATCTGAGTTTTGATACAGAGATGCAAGTGTTTTATAATCCTTGGTCTGAAAAGCCCTGAGTACATTTCAAGTGTCTGCCTTCCATAAGAGTTGTGTATACTTACAGCATGGAAATTTGAAGTCCTCACAAAGTATCATCCATAACAAGGGCGCCTAATGCCAGAGACACTGAGCAAACTTCATCTCCTGTATATAAGCATAAGGGAATTGTCAGGCAGAAAAAGCTCTTTTGCTTTTAGTCTCTCATCTGGAAGATTAAGCTTTCCATTGAAAAGCTGGAGATTCCCAGAGGTTTGAAGGACTGAGCTGATCTTTGTGGAGCTGTAACTTCACTTTGTGGAGCGTTTGTAGGCCAGTGCCTAGATTATAAAACTCTTCAGTTGCACTGACTTCTGCTGTTCATCAAATTTTTACCTCTGAACATTAGTCGTGGGCGCAATAAGTGTGTTTGTTCTCTGTTTAGTTCTAAGTGACCACCTCACAGAAGCACTCATATATGGTGCAGTTCTAAGACCAAACTGAGTCTCAGGAAAAGATGGTaaggtgctgtggggcagcagaAGGTTTTAAGAGTATAGAAGTAGCAGAGAATACTGTGAGTGAGGATCACACAGCATCAGACTGGCACAATGAAGACAAATCAAACCTGTCAGAAGTGTTTGGTACTAACCTGCACTTCAGTCAGGTCTTCTTTTTGCCCCATGTTCTGAGCTTTAAGTAAAGAAGTCAAATGGAAACCAAAGAAACTACTGTGATAAAGATTCATAAAGATTCATAAAAATTCATGAGTGGTGCCCAGGTGTGCCCTGGGGATGGGCCACAGGATTTCAGTGGCTCAAGAGAACTTTGTCATATGACAAACTGAACATGTTATTCCCAGTGGACTGCATATGAACTGCAATCTGGGCACTCCTAACACAGGGCAGTTAGCCAGGACACTTGAGGTACGTGGTAACAAAGATGAAGGTTTTCCTGGAGTGTTCAGGGGCCATGGTGGCATCTGGaggcttctttgtttttttcttcttttttttttctttt carries:
- the NDUFS3 gene encoding NADH dehydrogenase [ubiquinone] iron-sulfur protein 3, mitochondrial produces the protein MLAAAARGLARAALRAGAAPAAAQARAAGGSAAETRPTVKPKNEVEQKQLCAFGEYVAEILPKYIQQVQVTCFNELELLIHPDGIIPVLTFLRDHTNAQFKSLADLTAVDVPSRQYRFEVVYNLLSLRFNSRIRVKTYTDELTPIDSSVSVYKAANWYEREVWDMYGVFFANHPDLRRILTDYGFEGHPFRKDFPLSGYVEVRYDDEVKRVVAEPVELSQEFRKFDLNSPWETFPAYRAAPETLKIEAGAKKEDAK